The proteins below are encoded in one region of Micromonospora pisi:
- a CDS encoding response regulator transcription factor, protein MRVVIADDAFLLREGLARLLTEHGHEVVAAVGDGTTLVEAVVAHRPDVSIVDVRMPPTHTDEGLRAAVEARRLVPRAPILVLSQYVEVSYADDLLATVNPGPGAGGGIGYLLKDRVAAIDEFLDALRRVAGGGTVLDPEVVGQLLVRRRRDDPLRELTPREREVLGLMAEGRSNTAIARALVVSDGAVEKHVRNIFTKLHLPPDDEQHRRVRAVLTYLRG, encoded by the coding sequence ATGCGGGTTGTGATCGCCGACGACGCCTTCCTGCTCCGAGAGGGGCTGGCCCGGCTGCTGACCGAGCACGGGCACGAAGTGGTGGCCGCGGTCGGAGACGGCACCACCCTGGTCGAGGCCGTGGTCGCGCACCGCCCGGACGTCTCCATCGTCGACGTACGGATGCCCCCGACCCACACCGACGAAGGTCTCCGGGCGGCGGTGGAGGCACGCAGACTGGTCCCCCGGGCCCCGATCCTGGTCCTCTCCCAGTACGTCGAGGTGTCGTACGCCGACGACCTGCTCGCCACGGTCAACCCCGGGCCGGGCGCTGGCGGCGGAATCGGCTACCTGCTCAAGGACCGGGTGGCCGCGATCGACGAGTTCCTCGACGCGCTCCGCCGGGTCGCCGGCGGCGGCACCGTACTGGACCCCGAGGTCGTCGGGCAGCTGCTGGTCCGCCGTCGCCGGGACGATCCGCTGCGCGAGCTGACCCCACGTGAGCGCGAAGTGCTCGGTCTGATGGCCGAGGGCCGCTCCAACACCGCGATCGCCCGTGCCCTGGTGGTCAGCGACGGCGCCGTGGAGAAGCACGTACGCAACATCTTCACCAAGCTCCACCTCCCGCCCGACGACGAACAGCACCGCCGGGTCCGGGCGGTGCTGACCTACCTGCGGGGTTGA
- a CDS encoding uroporphyrinogen-III synthase, which produces MIRTRKPAGHISFVGAGPGDPGLLTRRAHDALVEADQVIFDRGVPESLLDALRAEAKEDAQFSPAEGAPGDVAKVLISAARSGLSAVHLVSGDPFGHESVVKEVQAVVRTAVHFEVVPGIGQAEGVASYAGVPLPGVRTAADVDDVTALDFEALAAAVNRGSLALAVDAGDLAAVRDGLLAVGVDGTTPVGVTGDGTGETQYTTSSTVDSFVAAALGFTGRVVLTLGAGVSQRDKLSWWENRPLYGWKVLVPRTKEQAGVMSARLRAYGAIPCEVPTIAVEPPRTPAQMERAVKGLVDGRYAWVIFTSVNAVRAVWEKFAEHGLDARHFGGVKIACIGEATADAVRDFGIQPELIPAGDQSSEGLLAEFSPHDEILDPVGRVLLPRADIATETLAAGLTERGWEVDDVTAYRTVRAAPPPAEIRDAIKSGGFDAVLFTSSSTVRNLVGIAGKPHPRTVVAVIGPKTAETATEFGLRVDAQPANASVPDLVEALASYAVELREKLAAMPAKQRRGSKVQGPTALRFR; this is translated from the coding sequence ATGATCCGCACCCGTAAGCCCGCAGGCCACATCTCGTTCGTCGGGGCCGGCCCCGGCGACCCCGGTCTGCTGACCCGCCGGGCGCACGACGCGCTGGTCGAGGCGGACCAGGTCATCTTCGACCGGGGAGTCCCCGAGTCGCTGCTCGACGCGCTGCGCGCCGAGGCCAAGGAGGACGCCCAGTTCAGCCCCGCCGAGGGCGCCCCGGGCGACGTCGCCAAGGTGTTGATCTCCGCTGCCCGTTCGGGCCTGTCGGCGGTACACCTGGTCTCCGGTGACCCGTTCGGTCACGAGTCGGTGGTCAAGGAGGTCCAGGCGGTCGTCCGTACCGCGGTGCACTTCGAGGTCGTGCCCGGTATCGGCCAGGCCGAGGGCGTGGCCAGCTACGCCGGGGTTCCGCTGCCCGGCGTACGCACGGCGGCCGACGTCGACGACGTCACCGCGTTGGACTTCGAGGCGCTCGCCGCCGCCGTGAACCGGGGCTCGCTCGCGCTCGCGGTGGACGCCGGCGACCTCGCGGCGGTCCGGGACGGGCTGCTCGCGGTCGGCGTCGACGGCACCACCCCGGTCGGGGTGACCGGCGACGGCACCGGCGAGACGCAGTACACCACCTCGTCGACCGTGGACAGCTTCGTCGCCGCCGCGCTCGGCTTCACCGGCCGGGTGGTCCTCACCCTCGGCGCCGGGGTCAGCCAGCGGGACAAGCTGAGCTGGTGGGAGAACCGCCCGCTGTACGGCTGGAAGGTGCTGGTCCCGCGGACCAAGGAGCAGGCCGGCGTGATGAGCGCCCGGCTGCGCGCGTACGGGGCCATCCCGTGCGAGGTGCCGACCATCGCGGTCGAGCCGCCGCGTACCCCCGCCCAGATGGAGCGGGCGGTGAAGGGCCTGGTCGACGGCAGGTACGCCTGGGTGATCTTCACCTCGGTCAACGCCGTACGCGCGGTCTGGGAGAAGTTCGCCGAGCACGGTCTGGACGCCCGCCACTTCGGTGGCGTCAAGATCGCCTGCATCGGTGAGGCGACCGCCGACGCGGTCCGTGACTTCGGCATCCAGCCCGAGCTGATCCCCGCCGGTGACCAGTCCTCGGAAGGGCTGCTCGCCGAGTTCTCCCCGCACGACGAGATCCTCGACCCGGTCGGCCGGGTGCTGCTGCCGCGCGCCGACATCGCGACCGAGACCCTCGCCGCCGGGCTGACCGAGCGGGGCTGGGAGGTCGACGACGTGACCGCGTACCGGACCGTCCGCGCGGCGCCGCCGCCGGCCGAGATCCGGGACGCGATCAAGTCCGGTGGCTTCGACGCGGTCCTCTTCACCTCCTCCTCGACCGTGCGCAACCTGGTCGGCATCGCCGGCAAGCCGCACCCGCGCACGGTGGTGGCGGTGATCGGACCGAAGACGGCCGAGACGGCGACCGAGTTCGGCCTCCGGGTGGACGCCCAGCCGGCCAACGCCTCCGTCCCCGACCTGGTGGAGGCGCTCGCCTCGTACGCCGTCGAGCTGCGGGAGAAGCTGGCCGCGATGCCGGCCAAGCAGCGTCGTGGCTCGAAGGTGCAGGGGCCGACCGCGCTGCGGTTCCGCTGA
- a CDS encoding glutaredoxin family protein — MASEPRLTLITRPGCHLCEVAKEAIDRVVAATGDRWVEVDVSGDLELEREYGDRVPVVLLDGKEHGYWRVEEARLLRDLTPTTP; from the coding sequence ATGGCGAGCGAACCGCGACTGACTCTCATCACCCGCCCCGGGTGCCACCTGTGCGAGGTGGCGAAGGAAGCCATCGACCGGGTGGTGGCGGCCACGGGTGACCGTTGGGTCGAGGTGGACGTCAGCGGTGATCTCGAACTCGAACGCGAGTACGGCGACCGTGTGCCGGTGGTGCTGCTCGATGGCAAGGAGCACGGCTACTGGCGCGTCGAGGAAGCCCGCCTCCTCCGCGACCTGACCCCCACCACCCCCTAA
- a CDS encoding sensor histidine kinase, which produces MTTVTASAEPAQATILRQLGVDSAYVLLGFPLALASFVILIAGLALGVGLMVTVIGLPILAGTLYLARGWADIERLRIPAVLHQPRVRPQYRSAETGASAWRRIFVPIADGQSWLDLAHGLGKLVVAVVTFVVTVVWWAGTIGGSLYWAYDWTLPQGDGNEGLNELLGLGDSAGARIGLNSAIGLFFLITLPIVVRGCALLQASFGRTLLTGVAEMRNRITVLEEQKRAAVSAEASALRRLERDIHDGPQQRLVRLAMDISRAQHQLATDPDAARRTLDEALTQTRDTLAELRALSRGIAPPILVDRGLPSALAALAGRGLIPVELTVDPELGTPVGRLDPAVENAAYFVVAEALTNVAKHSRATECWLTVTRADRKLSIAVVDDGEGGAHLSKGHGLAGIADRVRATGGTLTVISPAGGPTEVRAELPC; this is translated from the coding sequence ATGACCACCGTCACCGCCAGCGCCGAACCGGCGCAAGCGACAATTCTGCGCCAGCTCGGCGTCGATTCGGCGTACGTGCTGCTCGGCTTCCCACTCGCACTGGCGAGTTTCGTCATATTGATCGCCGGCTTGGCGCTCGGCGTGGGGCTCATGGTGACCGTGATCGGCCTACCGATCCTGGCCGGCACCCTCTACCTGGCGCGGGGCTGGGCCGACATCGAACGGCTGCGTATCCCAGCCGTACTGCACCAGCCCCGGGTCCGCCCGCAGTACCGCAGCGCCGAGACCGGGGCGAGCGCCTGGCGGCGGATCTTCGTACCGATCGCCGACGGCCAGTCCTGGCTCGACCTGGCACACGGCCTGGGCAAGCTGGTCGTGGCGGTGGTCACCTTCGTCGTCACAGTGGTCTGGTGGGCCGGCACGATCGGTGGCTCCCTCTACTGGGCGTACGACTGGACCCTGCCCCAGGGCGACGGGAACGAAGGACTGAACGAACTGCTCGGACTCGGCGACTCCGCCGGCGCCCGAATCGGCCTGAACAGCGCCATCGGCCTCTTCTTCCTCATCACCCTCCCGATCGTGGTCCGCGGCTGCGCACTGCTCCAGGCCAGCTTCGGCCGCACCCTGCTGACCGGGGTCGCCGAGATGCGCAACCGGATCACCGTGCTCGAGGAGCAGAAGCGGGCCGCCGTCTCCGCCGAGGCGAGCGCCCTGCGCCGACTCGAACGCGACATCCACGACGGCCCGCAGCAGCGCCTGGTCCGGCTCGCCATGGACATCAGCCGCGCCCAGCACCAGCTCGCCACCGACCCGGACGCGGCCCGGCGCACCCTCGACGAGGCGCTCACCCAGACCCGGGACACCCTCGCCGAACTGCGCGCCCTCTCCCGGGGCATCGCGCCACCGATCCTGGTCGACCGGGGACTGCCCAGCGCCCTGGCCGCCCTCGCCGGCCGCGGGCTGATCCCGGTCGAACTCACCGTCGACCCCGAACTCGGTACGCCCGTCGGCCGCCTCGACCCGGCGGTGGAGAACGCCGCCTACTTCGTGGTGGCCGAAGCCCTGACCAACGTGGCGAAGCACAGCCGGGCCACCGAGTGCTGGCTCACCGTCACCCGCGCCGACCGGAAGCTGAGCATCGCGGTGGTCGACGACGGCGAAGGTGGCGCCCACCTCTCCAAGGGGCACGGCCTCGCCGGCATCGCCGACCGGGTACGTGCCACCGGCGGCACGCTCACCGTGATCAGCCCGGCCGGTGGCCCGACCGAGGTACGGGCCGAGCTTCCGTGCTGA
- a CDS encoding HAD family hydrolase: MALARMHLVWDWNGTLLNDLSLVVESTNVVFASVGGPAVTLDEHRQSFRRPIADYYAEVLGRAVDADAFGSLDKIFHDAYRTGLTTCALADDATAAMRSWNGTQSLLSMWFHEELVPAVETYGLTGMFSRVDGLRGTIGGDHKAAHLARHLAELGIDGESVVLIGDSVDDADAAESVGADCVLYTGGFTDPARLRASGRPVADTLTEAVRLAAQPRR; the protein is encoded by the coding sequence ATGGCATTGGCTCGTATGCACCTGGTCTGGGACTGGAACGGCACTCTGCTCAATGATCTGAGTCTGGTCGTCGAATCGACCAATGTCGTCTTCGCCAGCGTCGGTGGCCCCGCGGTGACCCTGGACGAGCACCGGCAGTCGTTCCGCCGCCCGATCGCCGACTACTACGCCGAGGTGCTCGGGCGCGCGGTCGACGCCGACGCGTTCGGCTCACTCGACAAGATTTTCCACGACGCGTACCGGACCGGGTTGACCACCTGCGCGCTGGCCGACGACGCGACCGCCGCGATGCGGTCCTGGAACGGCACCCAGTCGCTGCTCTCCATGTGGTTCCACGAGGAACTGGTTCCGGCCGTCGAGACGTACGGGCTGACCGGCATGTTCAGCCGGGTCGACGGCCTGCGGGGGACCATCGGCGGCGACCACAAGGCCGCGCATCTGGCGCGGCACCTGGCCGAACTCGGCATCGACGGTGAGTCGGTGGTGCTCATCGGCGACTCGGTCGACGACGCCGACGCCGCCGAATCCGTCGGTGCCGACTGTGTCCTCTATACCGGGGGCTTCACCGACCCCGCCCGACTGCGTGCCTCCGGCCGGCCGGTCGCCGACACCCTCACCGAGGCGGTACGACTGGCGGCTCAACCCCGCAGGTAG
- a CDS encoding HAD family hydrolase produces the protein MARTRKVTVSTDAHGHTAGWAATELETNLAPLPDQNAAAFFDVDNTMMQGASIYWFARGLAARNYFTTGDLARFAWQQLRFRLLTTEHAGDMSHAKQAALAFVEGWRVEDMERLSEEIFDELMAPRIWAGTRALAQLHLDAGQRVWLVSAAPVEIGRVIATRLGLTGAIGTVAEVQDGAYTGRLVGDLMHGPAKADAVRQLAAVEQLDLARCVAYSDSSNDLPMLSVVGRAVAINPDNALRQTARMRGWEVRDFRTGLKAARIAVPSTVAAGLLAGAVTAGLAVRRRRQSR, from the coding sequence GTGGCCCGCACCCGAAAGGTGACCGTCAGCACGGACGCACATGGTCACACCGCCGGCTGGGCCGCGACGGAGTTGGAGACGAACCTCGCCCCGCTCCCGGACCAGAATGCCGCCGCCTTCTTCGACGTCGACAACACGATGATGCAGGGCGCCTCGATCTACTGGTTCGCCCGCGGACTCGCCGCGCGCAACTATTTCACCACCGGCGACCTCGCCCGCTTCGCCTGGCAGCAGCTACGGTTCCGGCTGCTCACCACCGAACACGCCGGTGACATGTCCCATGCGAAGCAGGCCGCACTCGCCTTCGTCGAGGGCTGGCGGGTGGAGGACATGGAGCGGCTCAGCGAGGAGATCTTCGACGAGTTGATGGCGCCGAGAATCTGGGCCGGCACCCGGGCCCTGGCCCAACTGCACCTCGACGCCGGCCAGCGGGTCTGGCTGGTGAGCGCGGCACCGGTCGAGATCGGTCGGGTCATCGCGACCCGGCTCGGACTGACCGGTGCGATCGGTACGGTCGCCGAGGTGCAGGACGGGGCGTACACCGGGCGGCTCGTCGGTGACCTGATGCACGGGCCGGCCAAGGCGGACGCCGTACGTCAGCTCGCCGCCGTGGAGCAACTGGACCTGGCCCGGTGCGTGGCGTACAGCGACTCCTCCAACGATCTGCCGATGCTCTCCGTCGTCGGTCGGGCGGTGGCGATCAACCCGGACAACGCACTGCGGCAGACCGCACGGATGCGCGGCTGGGAGGTGCGTGACTTCCGTACCGGTCTGAAGGCCGCCCGGATCGCGGTGCCGTCGACGGTCGCCGCCGGCCTGCTCGCCGGGGCGGTGACCGCGGGACTCGCGGTACGACGCCGCCGGCAGAGCCGGTGA
- the hemC gene encoding hydroxymethylbilane synthase: MTALRLGTRGSALALAQSGQIADAVRAATGREVELVEVVTAGDRSTAPVHRLGVGVFVSALRDALTAREIDFAVHSYKDLPTAGASGLHIAAVPEREDPRDALIARDGRTLAELPAGSTVGTGALRRIAQLHALGLQLAVTPIRGNVDTRAARVLGPNADLDAVVLARAGLARLGRTAEITETLDPMLMLPAPAQGALAVECRADDPDLIELLAVLDHAPTRAAITAERALLATLEAGCSAPVAAFAELAEGDDGDEIYLRGAVISPDGSRDLRLSRTGTPAEAAEIGKALAAELLELGADSILGTPTHPGARTQHFGAQP, from the coding sequence ATGACCGCACTACGCCTGGGCACCCGGGGCAGCGCCCTGGCACTGGCCCAGTCCGGCCAGATCGCCGACGCGGTAAGGGCCGCGACCGGCCGAGAGGTCGAACTGGTCGAGGTGGTCACCGCTGGCGACCGGTCGACCGCCCCGGTGCACCGGCTCGGTGTCGGCGTCTTCGTCTCCGCGCTGCGGGACGCGCTCACCGCCCGGGAGATCGACTTCGCGGTCCACTCGTACAAGGACCTGCCGACCGCGGGAGCGAGCGGGCTGCACATCGCCGCCGTCCCCGAGCGTGAGGATCCACGCGACGCGCTGATCGCCCGCGACGGCCGTACCCTGGCCGAGCTGCCCGCCGGCTCGACCGTGGGCACCGGCGCGCTGCGCCGGATCGCCCAACTACACGCGCTCGGCCTGCAGTTGGCCGTCACCCCGATCCGCGGCAACGTCGACACCCGCGCGGCGCGGGTGCTCGGCCCGAACGCGGATCTCGACGCGGTGGTGCTCGCCCGGGCCGGTCTGGCCCGGCTCGGTCGCACCGCCGAGATCACCGAGACGCTCGATCCGATGCTGATGTTGCCGGCACCCGCCCAGGGTGCCCTCGCGGTCGAATGTCGGGCCGACGACCCGGATCTGATCGAGCTTCTCGCCGTACTGGACCACGCGCCGACCCGAGCCGCGATCACCGCGGAACGGGCGTTGCTGGCAACCCTGGAGGCCGGCTGTAGCGCACCGGTCGCCGCATTCGCGGAACTCGCCGAGGGCGACGACGGCGATGAGATCTACCTGCGCGGGGCGGTGATCAGTCCGGACGGGTCCCGTGACCTCCGGCTGTCCCGCACCGGTACGCCCGCCGAGGCGGCGGAGATCGGTAAGGCACTCGCCGCCGAACTCCTCGAACTCGGCGCCGACTCGATCCTCGGAACGCCTACGCACCCCGGCGCGAGGACCCAGCATTTTGGAGCACAGCCATGA
- the hemB gene encoding porphobilinogen synthase: MSYPDVRPRRLRRTPAIRRLVTETRVAPAELVLPMFVKEGLAEPRPIATLPGVFQHSRDSLRKAAVEAVQAGVGGIMLFGVPETRDERGSGGTDPNGILNVALRDLAAELGDSTVLMSDLCLDEFTSHGHCGLLAPDGTVDNDATLAAYAEMGVAQAAAGAHMVGPSGMMDGQVGVIRKALDAAGYTDTSILAYAAKYASAFFGPFRDAVESALQGDRKAYQQDPANLRESLREVELDIAEGADLVMVKPALPYLDVLAAVRATVDVPVAAYQVSGEYAMVEAAAANGWLDRERAIMETITSIRRAGAQIILTYWAVEAATMLRESY; the protein is encoded by the coding sequence ATGTCGTACCCCGACGTCCGGCCGCGCCGGCTGCGGCGTACACCGGCGATCCGGCGGCTGGTGACCGAGACCCGGGTGGCGCCGGCCGAGCTGGTGCTGCCGATGTTCGTCAAGGAAGGGCTGGCCGAGCCCCGGCCGATCGCCACCCTGCCGGGCGTGTTCCAGCACTCCCGGGACTCGCTGCGTAAGGCGGCGGTGGAGGCGGTGCAGGCCGGGGTCGGCGGCATCATGCTCTTCGGCGTGCCGGAGACCCGGGACGAGCGGGGCTCCGGCGGGACCGACCCGAACGGGATCCTGAACGTGGCGCTCCGGGACCTCGCCGCCGAACTCGGCGACAGCACGGTGCTGATGAGCGACCTCTGCCTCGACGAGTTCACCTCGCACGGGCACTGCGGCCTGCTCGCACCCGACGGCACCGTGGACAACGACGCGACGCTCGCCGCGTACGCCGAGATGGGCGTGGCCCAGGCCGCCGCCGGGGCGCACATGGTCGGGCCGTCCGGGATGATGGACGGCCAGGTCGGCGTGATCCGTAAGGCGCTCGACGCCGCCGGTTACACCGACACCTCGATCCTCGCGTACGCGGCGAAGTACGCGTCGGCGTTCTTCGGCCCGTTCCGGGACGCGGTCGAGTCGGCGCTCCAGGGCGACCGGAAGGCCTACCAGCAGGACCCGGCGAACCTGCGGGAGTCCCTGCGCGAGGTCGAGCTGGACATCGCCGAGGGTGCCGACCTGGTGATGGTGAAGCCGGCGTTGCCGTACCTGGACGTGCTCGCCGCGGTCCGTGCCACGGTCGACGTCCCGGTCGCCGCCTACCAGGTCTCCGGCGAGTACGCGATGGTCGAGGCCGCCGCGGCTAACGGCTGGCTGGACCGGGAGCGGGCGATCATGGAGACGATCACCTCGATCCGGCGGGCCGGCGCGCAGATCATCCTCACGTACTGGGCCGTCGAGGCCGCCACCATGCTGCGCGAGAGCTACTGA
- a CDS encoding redox-sensing transcriptional repressor Rex has translation MSQHRPAGASGRAGAVPALPDLPEATVARLPEYLRALHNLAEAGDDTVSSEGLAAAAGVNSAKLRKDLSHLGSYGTRGVGYDVALLIHQIEYVLGLTHRRAVALVGVGNLGHALAGYAGFASRGFRIAALFDADPTRVGEEINGLTVRHIDDLLQTAAEERIAIGVIATPASAAQRVTDLLVAAGVTSILNFAPCVLAVPEGVDVRKVDLAIELQILSFHEHRKASLTALPGGRDEADPDLAATGTEDTAAPAPVEPAPPGRTRPTRTEVVGS, from the coding sequence ATGAGTCAGCACCGCCCCGCAGGCGCGTCCGGGCGCGCCGGTGCCGTTCCGGCGCTTCCGGATCTCCCTGAGGCGACGGTCGCCCGGCTCCCCGAGTACCTGCGCGCACTGCACAATCTTGCCGAGGCTGGCGACGATACCGTCTCCAGCGAGGGCCTGGCCGCCGCGGCCGGGGTCAACTCGGCCAAGCTCCGCAAGGACCTCTCCCACCTGGGCTCGTACGGCACCCGCGGGGTCGGCTACGACGTCGCCCTGCTGATCCACCAGATCGAGTACGTCCTCGGGCTCACCCATCGTCGCGCGGTCGCGCTGGTCGGAGTGGGTAACCTCGGGCACGCGCTGGCCGGTTACGCCGGCTTCGCCAGTCGGGGTTTCCGGATCGCCGCCCTCTTCGACGCCGACCCGACCCGGGTGGGCGAGGAGATCAACGGGCTGACCGTCCGGCACATCGACGACCTGCTGCAGACGGCCGCCGAGGAGCGGATCGCGATCGGCGTGATCGCCACTCCCGCCTCGGCCGCCCAACGCGTCACCGATCTGCTGGTGGCGGCCGGGGTGACCAGCATCCTGAACTTCGCGCCCTGCGTACTCGCCGTGCCGGAGGGGGTGGACGTACGCAAGGTCGACCTTGCCATCGAGTTGCAGATCCTCTCCTTCCATGAGCACCGCAAGGCGTCCCTGACCGCGCTCCCCGGTGGCCGGGACGAGGCCGATCCGGACCTCGCCGCCACCGGCACCGAGGACACCGCCGCCCCAGCGCCGGTCGAGCCCGCCCCGCCGGGCCGAACCCGCCCGACCCGTACGGAGGTGGTCGGCTCGTGA
- a CDS encoding ECF subfamily RNA polymerase sigma factor, BldN family, with protein MSTYGYADAARSREVRSARVALNQGLTQLRVSMDDMLSLAVRGEGSPKRTRNRPHPNETPSRHTPPGSNARPISGRVTSPTRPTMPAQPGPGQTGPRPDAPETETAILPVVPAVDPAPAPSGPPPTGYPDRPDPSDPATEVWKLIERAQQGESEAFGLIYDRYVDTVFRFVYFRVGNRQLAEDLTSDTFLRALKRIGSFTWQGRDLGAWLVTIARNLVADHFKSGRYRLEVTTGDVLDADREDRGPEGSPESAVVEHITNMALLGAVKQLNPEQQECIVLRFLQGFSVAETAQTMGKNEGAIKALQYRAVRALARLLPDGFQP; from the coding sequence GTGAGCACTTACGGATACGCGGACGCGGCACGTAGCCGCGAGGTCCGATCCGCCCGCGTCGCCCTGAACCAGGGGCTGACCCAGCTGCGTGTCTCCATGGACGACATGCTGAGCCTCGCGGTACGCGGGGAGGGCAGTCCGAAACGGACCAGGAACAGACCACACCCGAACGAGACGCCGTCGCGGCACACGCCGCCGGGCAGCAACGCCCGACCGATCAGCGGTCGGGTGACCAGTCCGACCCGGCCGACGATGCCGGCCCAGCCGGGGCCCGGTCAGACCGGCCCACGGCCGGACGCGCCGGAGACCGAGACCGCGATCCTGCCGGTCGTGCCCGCCGTCGATCCGGCGCCCGCACCGTCGGGGCCGCCACCGACCGGCTACCCGGACCGGCCGGATCCGTCCGATCCGGCGACCGAGGTGTGGAAGCTGATCGAGCGGGCCCAGCAGGGCGAGTCCGAGGCGTTCGGGTTGATCTACGACCGGTACGTGGACACCGTCTTCCGGTTCGTCTACTTCCGGGTCGGTAACCGGCAGCTCGCCGAGGACCTGACCTCGGACACCTTCCTGCGTGCCCTCAAGCGGATCGGCAGCTTCACCTGGCAGGGCCGGGACCTCGGCGCCTGGCTGGTGACGATTGCCCGGAACCTGGTGGCGGACCACTTCAAGTCCGGACGCTACCGCCTCGAAGTTACTACGGGTGACGTTCTGGATGCTGACCGTGAGGATCGAGGGCCGGAAGGAAGCCCGGAGTCCGCAGTGGTCGAACACATCACCAACATGGCCCTGCTCGGCGCGGTCAAGCAACTCAACCCCGAACAGCAGGAGTGCATCGTGCTCCGCTTCCTCCAAGGCTTCTCGGTCGCGGAGACGGCCCAGACCATGGGGAAGAACGAGGGCGCGATCAAGGCGCTCCAGTACCGGGCCGTACGCGCCCTGGCCCGGCTGCTGCCGGACGGATTTCAGCCGTGA
- a CDS encoding glutamyl-tRNA reductase has translation MNLLVVGASHRTAPVAMLERLSVSTADLPRILDRLLAQEYVGEAVVVSTCNRVEVYAAVSGFHGGLGDICAVLGDEAGCPAADLANHLYVHYDEAAVEHVFRVATGLDSMVVGEAQILGQLRDAYHVATEADATGRQLHELMQQALRVGKRAHAETGIDQAGQSVVTAGLEIAASRFDGSLAGRQALVIGAGAMGALAVATLSRTGVGPVAVTNRGADRATRLAEAYGATAVPFNDLTVALSTVDIVVTATAAIEPVLTRETVAAALARRATSRPDTPLVLLDLAVPRDVDAEVAELPGVLVIDIDRLAAELADGPAATDAAAVAEIVSSEVASFLTWLRGADVLPTVAALRARADEVVTAELRRLAQRRPDLTDDQRADVAHTVHRVVQRLLHSPTVRVRQLAAEPGGDQYTALLRELFDLEVPSTSQVDTVPDIAPRVSHPAPGGER, from the coding sequence GTGAACCTGCTCGTTGTCGGCGCGTCCCACCGCACCGCCCCGGTTGCCATGCTGGAGCGCCTCTCGGTCTCCACGGCCGATCTGCCACGCATTCTCGACCGGCTGCTCGCCCAGGAGTATGTCGGCGAGGCGGTAGTCGTCTCGACCTGTAACCGGGTCGAGGTCTACGCGGCGGTGTCCGGCTTCCACGGTGGTCTCGGCGACATCTGCGCGGTCCTCGGCGACGAGGCCGGATGTCCTGCCGCGGACCTGGCCAACCACCTCTACGTGCACTATGACGAAGCCGCGGTCGAGCACGTGTTCCGGGTCGCCACCGGGCTGGACTCGATGGTCGTCGGCGAGGCGCAGATCCTGGGCCAGCTCCGGGACGCGTACCACGTGGCGACCGAGGCGGACGCCACCGGACGCCAGTTGCACGAGTTGATGCAGCAGGCGCTGCGGGTCGGTAAGCGGGCTCACGCCGAGACCGGTATCGACCAGGCGGGGCAGAGCGTGGTCACGGCTGGGCTGGAGATCGCGGCGAGCCGCTTCGACGGTTCGCTGGCCGGCCGGCAGGCGCTGGTGATCGGCGCGGGGGCGATGGGTGCGCTCGCGGTGGCGACGCTGAGCCGGACCGGGGTCGGTCCGGTGGCGGTGACCAACCGTGGCGCGGACCGGGCGACAAGGCTGGCCGAGGCGTACGGCGCCACCGCCGTGCCCTTCAATGATCTTACCGTAGCCCTGTCCACTGTGGACATCGTAGTCACCGCCACAGCGGCCATCGAGCCGGTGCTCACCCGCGAGACGGTCGCCGCCGCCCTGGCCCGCCGGGCCACCAGCCGACCGGACACCCCACTGGTCCTGCTCGACCTCGCCGTCCCCCGGGACGTCGACGCCGAGGTCGCCGAGCTGCCCGGCGTACTCGTGATCGACATCGACCGGCTCGCCGCCGAACTCGCGGACGGACCCGCCGCCACCGACGCCGCCGCGGTCGCCGAGATCGTCAGCAGCGAGGTCGCGAGCTTCCTCACCTGGCTGCGCGGCGCCGACGTGCTCCCGACCGTGGCCGCCCTGCGGGCACGGGCCGACGAGGTGGTCACCGCCGAGCTGCGCCGACTCGCCCAGCGCCGCCCCGACCTCACCGACGACCAGCGGGCCGACGTGGCGCACACCGTGCACCGGGTCGTGCAACGACTGCTGCACTCGCCGACGGTACGGGTCCGCCAGCTCGCCGCCGAGCCCGGCGGCGACCAGTACACCGCGCTGCTGCGCGAACTCTTCGACCTGGAAGTGCCCAGCACCTCGCAGGTCGACACCGTCCCCGACATCGCTCCGCGCGTGTCGCATCCCGCTCCAGGAGGTGAGCGATGA